The window TTTTCTCTCCACAATTCCCGAGATTGGAGCTGCCAGCTTCGTGAATGACAGCTTCAATTCAGTCTGTTCCAGCGCTTTCTGTGCCTTTTCACAGGCAGCCCTGGCCTGTTCGATCTGCTCTGCCCGCGGTCCGTTTTTCATGGTCTGCAGTCTGGAAACAGCATCCGCTTTCTGGGCTGTCAGCACTTTATAAGCTGTAGCGGCATTTTCATATTCACGTTCAGCCACACCCTGTTTGGCATATAATTTCTTCATGCGCGAGAGATCCTGGGAAGCCTGATTCAGCTTGAATTCCAAAGCTTTCACAGTTTCTTCGGCCGATGTGATCTCACCGGTCAGGAAGCCGTTGGACAGCTCCAGAAGCCTGCCCTGAGCCTGCCTGATGTCAGCATTTCTGACTGCGATCTCTTTTGAGATTTCAGAGTCATCAAGTCTGGCAATGGTCTGCCCGATTTCAATGCTGTTGCCTTCCTCCACAGACAGCGAAACGATCTGGCCTGGAATCCTGAAGCTCACATCAACTTCAGTCACTTCGATGTTGCCTGAAAAAACAGGCCTGAGGTCTTTTTTCTCCTGTATCAGGAAATAAAACAGGGCTGCCAGGCCGATGATCGCTATGGGGATGATTTTTTTCATGATGATTTCCCTTTCAATATTGAATTCACGATGAATTCGCTGGTCCTGCGTATATCCTGAGATATCTTTTTCACATTTTCGGAATTACTGCCACTGAAAATTCTTTTCCTCACCTGTTCTGTCACCTGCAGCATGATGATGCTGCCCAGCATCATGAAATGGAAATTGAGAGGATTGATCTCCATGAAAACCCCTTTTTTAAATCCATCCCTGATGATCCTGCCTTCCAGCTCCACAAGCCTGGTCACATCCTGCTTCATCTGAACCGGCAGCCGTTCACCGCCGTCAGCCAGTTCCCTCATCATGATCCTGGGCATCAGCGGGTTTTTCCTGAAATGCTCTTCCAGGACATTGGCCAGTGTGGTCAGGGCTTTCACAGGATCATTGAGGTCAGGTACTGCTTCGATGATCGACTCCAGCGCAGTCCCGATGAAGGTCGAAAGCACCCTCGCATACAGGGCTTCCTTGTCGCCCACATGATAATAGATGCTCGCCTTGTTCACTTTGGCGTTCTCAGCTATCTCGTCCATGCGGGCTCCGGCAAAGCCTTTCCTGGAAAACTCCAGTGCCGCTGTCTTGAGAATTTTCTCAAGTGATTTTTCCGACGAAGTC is drawn from Candidatus Wallbacteria bacterium and contains these coding sequences:
- a CDS encoding efflux RND transporter periplasmic adaptor subunit, with amino-acid sequence MKKIIPIAIIGLAALFYFLIQEKKDLRPVFSGNIEVTEVDVSFRIPGQIVSLSVEEGNSIEIGQTIARLDDSEISKEIAVRNADIRQAQGRLLELSNGFLTGEITSAEETVKALEFKLNQASQDLSRMKKLYAKQGVAEREYENAATAYKVLTAQKADAVSRLQTMKNGPRAEQIEQARAACEKAQKALEQTELKLSFTKLAAPISGIVERKFVETGENVNTGSPVVSLLDFSDTWARVYIPETMLGKVRLGQEMLIRCDSYPGKVFQGTVAYISPSAEFTPKSIQTQEERVKLVFRIKVKIPNQGQELKPGMPVDVEFSPDRR
- a CDS encoding TetR/AcrR family transcriptional regulator is translated as MKTSSEKSLEKILKTAALEFSRKGFAGARMDEIAENAKVNKASIYYHVGDKEALYARVLSTFIGTALESIIEAVPDLNDPVKALTTLANVLEEHFRKNPLMPRIMMRELADGGERLPVQMKQDVTRLVELEGRIIRDGFKKGVFMEINPLNFHFMMLGSIIMLQVTEQVRKRIFSGSNSENVKKISQDIRRTSEFIVNSILKGKSS